Proteins found in one Pseudoxanthomonas sp. SL93 genomic segment:
- a CDS encoding HlyD family efflux transporter periplasmic adaptor subunit, whose translation MRNELPRAALAAAILMLAGCAADTPRALGTLEWDRVTLPSPVAEKIVRVDVREGQQVAAGAPLLQLELTRTQSQLAAAQAEATQSREALAELRAGPRGEAIAQARASLAAAQAQVRDADAYYARLQPLGRQRLVAAAEVDRARAASQSAQAQVRVAQAALLELERGTRIEQVAQGEAAVASADAQARVQAVSLEKLNITAPRAGRIDSLPYKLGDQAPVGAPLAVMLVGEAPYARVYLPQALRNRLKVGDTAQVRLDGQQKTYAGRVRMIRSEPSFTPYFALTGQDAERLSYLAEISLGRDAADLPVGAPLQVVSDGDE comes from the coding sequence ATGCGAAATGAACTGCCACGCGCCGCGCTCGCGGCCGCGATCCTCATGCTGGCGGGATGCGCCGCCGACACCCCCCGGGCCCTGGGCACGCTGGAATGGGACCGGGTGACGCTGCCGTCGCCGGTCGCGGAGAAGATCGTGCGCGTCGATGTTCGCGAAGGCCAACAGGTGGCGGCCGGTGCGCCGTTGCTGCAGCTGGAACTGACCCGCACCCAGTCGCAGCTGGCGGCCGCGCAGGCGGAGGCCACGCAGAGCCGCGAGGCACTGGCGGAACTGCGCGCCGGTCCGCGCGGCGAAGCCATCGCGCAGGCGCGCGCCAGCCTCGCCGCCGCGCAGGCACAGGTCCGCGATGCGGATGCCTACTACGCGCGCCTGCAGCCGTTGGGGCGCCAGCGCCTGGTCGCCGCGGCCGAAGTGGATCGCGCGCGCGCCGCGTCGCAGAGCGCGCAGGCCCAGGTCCGGGTGGCGCAGGCGGCGTTGCTGGAACTGGAGCGCGGCACGCGCATCGAACAGGTCGCGCAAGGCGAGGCCGCGGTCGCTTCGGCGGACGCGCAGGCGCGCGTGCAGGCGGTGTCGCTGGAGAAGCTCAACATCACCGCACCGCGTGCGGGCCGCATCGACAGTCTGCCCTACAAGCTCGGCGACCAGGCGCCGGTGGGCGCGCCCCTGGCGGTGATGCTGGTGGGCGAGGCGCCGTACGCGCGCGTCTATCTGCCGCAGGCGCTGCGCAACCGGCTGAAAGTCGGCGACACCGCGCAGGTGCGCCTCGATGGCCAGCAGAAGACGTACGCCGGGCGCGTGCGCATGATCCGCAGCGAACCCAGCTTCACTCCGTACTTCGCGCTGACCGGCCAGGACGCCGAGCGGTTGAGCTATCTGGCGGAAATCAGCCTGGGCAGGGATGCCGCCGATCTGCCGGTGGGTGCGCCGCTGCAGGTGGTGTCCGATGGCGACGAATGA
- a CDS encoding magnesium and cobalt transport protein CorA has translation MRGMNDVTAAAAKPALPTCVINCVVYDQNGTRRDIGLDEISDVLAIDDGSFVWVGLYEPADTILKKLQEEFCLHDLAVEDAQNAHQRPKLEAYGNSYFVAVHTAQVVDDRIRYGETHAFLGPRYLVTVRHGASLSYAPVRERVQRESDLLPLGPAYALYAVLDYIVDNYRPIIDQFKQTLDTLEKDIFADTYRRGTVVKLYDLKRELTQMRLAVAPLQDVLAQLTRSQSALIPDEVRLYFRDVQDHVLRVNEYTDTLREMLTTALSVNLSMVTLAQGETVKRLGAWAALLAAPTLVTSWYGMNFKHMPELGGRFAYPLLIAGVALACFGLYRLFKRSRWL, from the coding sequence ATGCGCGGCATGAACGACGTCACCGCCGCCGCAGCCAAACCCGCCCTGCCCACGTGCGTGATCAACTGCGTGGTCTACGACCAGAACGGCACGCGGCGCGACATAGGCCTGGATGAGATCAGTGACGTGCTGGCGATCGACGACGGCAGCTTCGTCTGGGTCGGCCTGTATGAGCCCGCCGACACCATCCTGAAGAAGCTGCAGGAAGAATTCTGCCTGCACGACCTGGCCGTCGAGGACGCGCAGAACGCGCACCAGCGCCCGAAGCTGGAAGCCTACGGCAATTCCTATTTCGTGGCCGTGCACACCGCGCAGGTGGTCGACGACCGCATCCGTTACGGCGAAACGCATGCATTCCTGGGGCCGCGCTACCTGGTGACGGTGCGCCATGGCGCATCGCTGTCCTACGCGCCGGTGCGCGAACGCGTGCAACGCGAGTCCGACCTGCTGCCGCTCGGGCCCGCGTATGCCCTGTACGCGGTGCTCGACTACATCGTCGACAACTACCGTCCCATCATCGACCAGTTCAAACAGACGCTGGACACGCTGGAGAAGGACATCTTCGCCGACACCTACCGGCGTGGCACGGTGGTGAAGCTGTATGACCTGAAGCGTGAACTGACCCAGATGCGGCTGGCCGTGGCGCCACTGCAGGACGTGCTGGCCCAGCTGACGCGCTCGCAGAGCGCGCTGATACCGGACGAGGTGCGCCTGTACTTCCGCGATGTCCAGGACCACGTGCTGCGCGTCAACGAGTACACCGACACGTTGCGCGAAATGCTGACGACCGCGCTGAGCGTCAACCTGTCGATGGTGACGCTGGCCCAGGGCGAGACCGTCAAGCGGCTGGGTGCGTGGGCCGCCCTGCTGGCGGCGCCCACCCTGGTCACCAGCTGGTACGGCATGAACTTCAAGCACATGCCGGAACTCGGCGGCCGCTTCGCCTATCCCCTCCTGATCGCCGGCGTGGCGCTGGCCTGCTTCGGCCTGTACCGCCTGTTCAAGCGCTCGCGCTGGCTCTGA
- a CDS encoding glycoside hydrolase family 97 protein: MFRSAIALIALLSSSIATASAQTAPAARVASPDGSVVVELSTDNDGRPAYAVSRKGQPVIAPSRLGFILLDAPKFERNLVIGNPRTRTADDRWEQPWGERRFVRNHYNELTVTLKEKAKPFRSFDVVFRVYDDGLGFRYVFPDQPDLRQVKISEELTEFTLARDATAWWIPAGEWNREEYLYHRTPVQQVGDAQTPITFKFDDGTHLSIHEAALVDYSGMNLTRVEGRKLRADLTPGLGEGKVVRNAPFNTPWRTLQLSDDAAGLAMSSLILNLNEPNVLGDMSWVKPMKYVGVWWEMHLELKTWASGVKHGATNENVRKHIDFAAKHGFGGVLVEGWNVGWDGDWFGNGEDFSFTQAYPDFDLQALSTYARSKNVVLIGHHETSGNAAHYETQLGDAFALYQRVGVPAVKTGYVADAGQAKVTGTDGKRHYAWHEGQDMARHHMKVVTEAARHRIAVNPHEPIKDTGLRRTYPNWVTREGARGMEFSAWGQPGNPPEHEANLVFTRLLAGPMDYTPGIFGMKTRAPDGVATTWAKQLALYVVIYSPLQMAADLLENYEKNPAPFQFIKDVPVDWEDTRVLNGEVGDYVTIARKERGGDNWYLGALTDENGRALTVPLSFLDAGRRYTAQIYRDGAKAHWKTAPQDIVIEERAVTRTDTLSLQLAPGGGQAIRFVAQ; the protein is encoded by the coding sequence ATGTTCCGTTCCGCCATTGCGCTGATCGCGCTGCTGTCGTCCTCCATCGCCACCGCATCCGCGCAGACCGCGCCCGCGGCACGCGTGGCGTCACCCGATGGCAGCGTGGTGGTGGAACTGTCCACCGACAACGACGGACGGCCCGCCTATGCCGTCTCGCGCAAGGGCCAGCCGGTGATCGCACCATCGCGACTGGGCTTCATCCTGCTTGACGCGCCCAAGTTCGAACGCAACCTGGTGATCGGCAACCCGCGCACCCGTACCGCCGACGACCGCTGGGAACAGCCGTGGGGCGAACGGCGCTTCGTCCGCAACCACTACAACGAACTGACAGTCACGCTGAAGGAGAAGGCCAAGCCCTTCCGCAGTTTCGATGTCGTGTTCCGCGTGTACGACGACGGCCTGGGTTTCCGCTACGTCTTCCCCGACCAGCCGGACCTCCGGCAGGTGAAGATCAGCGAGGAACTCACCGAGTTCACCCTCGCCCGCGACGCGACCGCGTGGTGGATTCCCGCCGGCGAGTGGAACCGCGAGGAGTATCTCTACCACCGCACACCGGTCCAGCAGGTCGGTGATGCGCAGACGCCGATCACCTTCAAGTTCGACGATGGCACGCACCTGTCCATCCACGAGGCCGCGCTGGTCGACTACAGCGGCATGAACCTGACCCGCGTGGAAGGCCGCAAGCTGAGGGCCGACCTGACGCCTGGCCTGGGCGAGGGCAAGGTGGTCCGCAACGCCCCCTTCAATACGCCGTGGCGCACCCTGCAGCTGAGCGACGATGCGGCGGGCCTGGCGATGTCCAGCCTGATCCTCAACCTCAACGAACCCAACGTGCTCGGCGACATGTCGTGGGTGAAGCCCATGAAGTACGTCGGCGTGTGGTGGGAGATGCACCTGGAGCTGAAGACGTGGGCCTCCGGCGTCAAGCACGGCGCCACCAACGAGAACGTGCGCAAGCACATCGACTTCGCCGCGAAGCACGGCTTCGGCGGCGTACTGGTGGAAGGCTGGAATGTCGGCTGGGACGGCGACTGGTTCGGCAACGGCGAGGACTTCAGCTTCACCCAGGCTTATCCCGACTTCGACCTGCAGGCATTGAGCACCTATGCGCGCTCGAAGAATGTGGTGCTGATCGGCCATCACGAGACATCGGGCAACGCCGCGCATTACGAAACCCAGCTCGGCGACGCCTTCGCCCTGTACCAGCGCGTCGGCGTGCCGGCGGTGAAGACCGGCTACGTGGCGGATGCCGGACAGGCGAAGGTCACCGGCACGGACGGCAAGCGCCACTACGCCTGGCACGAAGGCCAGGACATGGCGCGCCACCACATGAAGGTGGTGACGGAGGCCGCCCGTCACCGCATCGCCGTGAATCCGCACGAACCCATCAAGGACACCGGCCTGCGCCGCACGTATCCCAACTGGGTGACCCGCGAGGGTGCGCGCGGCATGGAATTCAGTGCGTGGGGCCAGCCCGGCAATCCGCCGGAACACGAGGCCAACCTGGTCTTCACCCGCCTGCTGGCCGGCCCGATGGACTACACGCCCGGCATCTTCGGCATGAAGACGCGCGCGCCCGACGGCGTGGCCACCACCTGGGCCAAGCAGCTGGCGCTGTACGTGGTCATCTACAGCCCGCTGCAGATGGCCGCCGACCTGCTGGAGAACTACGAGAAGAACCCCGCGCCGTTCCAGTTCATCAAGGACGTACCGGTGGACTGGGAAGACACGCGCGTGCTGAACGGCGAAGTCGGCGACTACGTCACCATCGCCCGCAAGGAACGCGGCGGCGACAACTGGTACCTGGGCGCACTGACCGACGAGAACGGGCGTGCATTGACGGTGCCGCTGTCCTTCCTCGATGCCGGCCGCCGCTACACGGCACAGATCTACCGCGATGGCGCCAAGGCGCACTGGAAGACCGCACCGCAGGACATCGTGATCGAAGAACGCGCCGTGACCCGTACCGACACGCTGAGCCTGCAGCTGGCGCCGGGCGGCGGCCAGGCTATCCGCTTCGTGGCGCAGTGA
- the ybeY gene encoding rRNA maturation RNase YbeY, translated as MTQGPVRLEVSVSYALPRAGIPSPVSFRKWVAAALKGRIREADLAIRIVDSKEGRALNRHYRGKDYATNVLSFPAEMAEGVKLPKGVKMPLLGDLVICAPVVAREAKEQKKPLIAHYAHMTVHGALHLLGWDHEDDKEAECMEQLEREILAELGIADPYAED; from the coding sequence ATGACCCAGGGCCCCGTCCGCCTCGAAGTCTCCGTCAGTTACGCGCTCCCGCGCGCCGGCATCCCGTCGCCGGTGAGTTTCCGCAAGTGGGTGGCGGCGGCGCTGAAGGGCCGCATCCGCGAAGCCGACCTCGCCATCCGCATCGTCGACAGCAAGGAGGGCCGTGCGCTCAACCGCCACTACCGCGGCAAGGACTACGCCACCAACGTGCTGAGCTTCCCGGCCGAGATGGCCGAAGGCGTCAAGTTGCCGAAGGGCGTGAAGATGCCGCTGCTGGGCGACCTGGTGATCTGCGCGCCGGTGGTGGCACGCGAGGCGAAGGAACAGAAGAAGCCGCTGATAGCGCACTACGCGCACATGACCGTGCACGGTGCGCTGCACCTGCTGGGCTGGGACCATGAGGACGACAAGGAGGCCGAATGCATGGAACAGCTGGAACGCGAGATACTGGCCGAACTCGGCATTGCCGACCCCTACGCGGAAGACTGA
- a CDS encoding transporter associated domain-containing protein: protein MSEDDSTLAPEASEKIPEKRRSWLDRLSSAFSGEPSTRDDLVAVLRDAQSDGLIAGDTLRMMEGAIAVADLTVGDVMVPRAQMVSLPAEARFLDLMKDVVESGHSRFPVHGDNKDEILGVLLAKDLLRGVVADNGPGSIHELLRPAVLIPESKKLNLLLKEFRLSRNHMAIVVDEYGGVAGLVTIEDVLEQIVGEIDDEHDDAEDGSTLIAAQADGQYVVDALTPIADFNERFGAEFPDDEYDTVGGLITAAIGHLPETGEELTLGRFAFRVANADARRVHAFHVGVLPDA from the coding sequence ATGTCTGAAGACGACAGTACGCTTGCGCCGGAAGCCTCCGAGAAGATCCCGGAGAAGCGGCGCTCCTGGCTGGACCGCCTGAGCTCGGCGTTCTCCGGCGAACCTTCCACACGCGACGACCTCGTCGCCGTCCTGCGCGATGCCCAGTCCGACGGGCTGATTGCCGGCGACACCCTGCGGATGATGGAGGGCGCCATCGCGGTGGCCGACCTGACGGTGGGGGATGTCATGGTGCCGCGCGCGCAGATGGTGTCGCTGCCGGCCGAGGCGCGCTTCCTCGACCTGATGAAGGACGTGGTGGAATCGGGCCACTCCCGTTTCCCCGTGCATGGCGACAACAAGGACGAGATCCTCGGCGTGCTGCTGGCCAAGGACCTGCTGCGCGGCGTGGTGGCTGACAACGGCCCCGGCAGCATCCATGAGTTGCTCCGCCCGGCGGTGCTGATTCCCGAGTCGAAGAAGCTCAACCTGCTGCTGAAGGAATTCCGCCTGTCGCGCAACCACATGGCCATCGTGGTGGACGAGTACGGCGGCGTCGCCGGGCTGGTCACCATCGAGGACGTGCTGGAGCAGATCGTCGGCGAGATCGACGACGAACACGATGACGCCGAGGATGGCTCGACGCTGATCGCCGCCCAGGCCGATGGCCAGTACGTGGTGGATGCACTCACCCCCATCGCGGATTTCAATGAGCGCTTCGGCGCGGAATTCCCCGACGACGAATACGACACCGTCGGTGGTCTGATCACCGCCGCCATCGGCCACCTGCCCGAGACCGGCGAAGAGCTGACGCTGGGCCGCTTCGCCTTCCGCGTGGCCAACGCCGATGCGCGCCGCGTGCATGCGTTCCACGTCGGAGTGCTTCCCGATGCGTAA
- a CDS encoding DUF4105 domain-containing protein, giving the protein MRNLPARLALLGALWLLSLCAWAAPRIGVATMQPGEVFFERFGHNAIVVVDPASGDAVSYNFGFFDPGEANFVGNFAKGYMQYYLVALPFEQDLVHYRDTGRGVSLQWLDLTPEQAQSLADTLAERSKPENARYRYDYFTSNCSTQVRDALDAALGGGLKSQLAGRSRGNTFRSEAVRLASPATWMWLGFDVGLGPSADKPMSRWEEAYVPMRLADSLREAKNTAGRPLVQSQMELLPHRIAPEPAEVPRRWLPWLGVGMAVAVLIALAGRRWPRAAALIGIPLWLVCFIAGGLLVYLWGFTDHWAAWANRNLLLLNPLCVLLIPGAIAVLRRRTPPAWFGWLMAAVAFGALVAWFLHWLPLRLQYNQSWIALLLPIHLAFAYVFMPARLSRR; this is encoded by the coding sequence ATGCGTAACCTCCCCGCGCGCCTGGCGTTGCTGGGCGCGCTGTGGCTGCTGTCGCTCTGCGCCTGGGCGGCGCCCCGCATCGGCGTGGCGACCATGCAGCCCGGCGAAGTGTTCTTCGAGCGTTTCGGCCACAACGCCATCGTGGTGGTCGACCCCGCGTCGGGCGACGCGGTCTCGTACAACTTCGGGTTCTTCGATCCCGGCGAGGCGAATTTCGTCGGCAACTTCGCCAAGGGCTACATGCAGTACTACCTGGTCGCGCTGCCGTTCGAGCAGGACCTGGTGCATTACCGCGACACCGGTCGCGGCGTGTCGCTGCAATGGCTGGACCTGACGCCGGAGCAGGCGCAGTCGCTGGCGGACACGCTGGCCGAGCGCAGCAAGCCCGAGAATGCGCGCTACCGCTACGACTACTTCACTTCCAACTGCTCCACCCAGGTACGCGACGCGCTGGATGCGGCGCTCGGCGGTGGCCTGAAATCGCAGCTGGCCGGCCGCTCCCGCGGCAACACGTTCCGCAGCGAGGCGGTGCGGCTGGCGTCGCCGGCCACGTGGATGTGGCTGGGCTTCGACGTGGGGCTGGGACCGTCGGCCGACAAGCCGATGTCGCGCTGGGAGGAAGCCTACGTGCCGATGCGCCTGGCCGACAGCCTGCGCGAAGCGAAGAACACGGCGGGCCGTCCGCTGGTGCAGTCGCAGATGGAGCTGCTGCCGCACCGCATCGCGCCGGAACCGGCCGAGGTGCCGCGCCGCTGGCTGCCCTGGCTGGGCGTGGGCATGGCCGTCGCCGTGCTGATCGCGCTCGCTGGCCGCCGGTGGCCGCGCGCGGCGGCACTGATCGGGATTCCGCTGTGGCTGGTGTGCTTCATCGCCGGTGGCCTGCTGGTGTACCTGTGGGGCTTCACCGACCACTGGGCGGCCTGGGCGAACCGCAACCTGCTGCTGCTCAATCCGCTGTGCGTGCTGCTGATTCCCGGCGCAATTGCCGTGCTGCGGCGCCGCACGCCGCCGGCGTGGTTCGGATGGCTGATGGCGGCGGTGGCGTTCGGCGCGCTTGTCGCGTGGTTCCTGCACTGGCTGCCGTTGCGGCTGCAGTACAACCAGTCGTGGATCGCACTGCTGCTGCCCATCCACCTGGCATTCGCATACGTATTCATGCCGGCCCGCTTGTCGCGGCGGTAG
- a CDS encoding PhoH family protein → MTSPSKREFTLEPDNTEWLANLAGPFDAHLRQIELRLGVEIANRGAIFRITGPETQVVAAEKLLRSLYAEADGEAFDSEAIHLRLNAANVDHVANADYQPQDVAIKVKRGTVRGRGANQAQYLHAIATHDINFGIGPAGTGKTFLAVASAVEALNESRVQRLVLVRPAVEAGEKLGFLPGDLTQKVDPYLRPLYDALYEMLGVEKVVKLLEKNVIEIAPLAYMRGRTLNDAFVILDEAQNTTIEQMKMFLTRIGYGSTAVVTGDLTQIDLPKHQKSGLKDALEVLRSVEGISFTFFTSRDVVRHPLVAKIVRAYDARDGKDAESGPA, encoded by the coding sequence ATGACCTCCCCCAGCAAGCGCGAATTCACCCTGGAACCCGACAACACCGAATGGCTGGCCAACCTGGCCGGTCCGTTCGACGCCCACCTGCGGCAGATCGAACTGCGCCTGGGCGTGGAGATCGCCAACCGCGGCGCCATCTTCCGCATCACCGGCCCGGAGACCCAGGTGGTGGCCGCGGAGAAACTGCTGCGCTCGCTGTACGCCGAAGCCGATGGCGAGGCGTTCGACAGCGAGGCCATCCACCTGCGCCTGAATGCCGCCAACGTCGACCACGTGGCCAACGCGGACTACCAGCCGCAGGACGTGGCCATCAAGGTCAAGCGCGGCACCGTGCGCGGCCGCGGCGCCAACCAGGCGCAATACCTGCACGCCATCGCCACGCACGACATCAACTTCGGCATCGGTCCCGCCGGCACCGGCAAGACGTTCCTCGCCGTCGCCAGCGCGGTGGAGGCGCTCAACGAATCGCGCGTGCAGCGCCTGGTACTGGTGCGGCCCGCGGTGGAAGCCGGCGAAAAGCTGGGCTTCCTGCCGGGCGACCTCACGCAGAAGGTCGACCCCTACCTGCGCCCGCTGTACGACGCGCTGTACGAGATGCTGGGCGTGGAGAAGGTGGTCAAGCTGCTGGAGAAGAACGTCATCGAGATCGCGCCGCTGGCCTACATGCGCGGCCGCACGCTCAACGATGCGTTCGTGATCCTCGACGAGGCGCAGAACACCACCATCGAGCAGATGAAGATGTTCCTGACCCGCATCGGCTATGGCAGCACGGCCGTGGTCACCGGCGACCTGACCCAGATCGACCTGCCCAAGCACCAGAAATCCGGGCTGAAGGACGCGCTGGAGGTGCTGCGCAGCGTGGAAGGCATCTCGTTCACCTTCTTCACCAGCCGCGATGTCGTGCGCCACCCGCTGGTGGCGAAGATCGTGCGGGCTTACGATGCGCGTGATGGCAAGGATGCGGAAAGCGGCCCTGCCTGA
- a CDS encoding TetR/AcrR family transcriptional regulator gives MTKKPASHAIHPKAPSAPGATSTPTAKPPRKRQPGRRSTADAVDLRARLLDAALACFVRRGIAVTSLRDIASEAGVTPALVHYYFGDKVQLQQAVVAERLLPVVAQMRAPVAEAGDDVAALIAGFVQGICSVVAQHPWLPTLWVREILCEGGALRDMMISQVGPMLPKMMAGRFAAAQQAGQLNPDLDPRLLMVSLIGLTMFPLASAPIWRQLFGADDIDFNDLRRHTLVLLDRGLELDHAK, from the coding sequence ATGACGAAGAAACCTGCCTCGCATGCCATCCACCCGAAGGCCCCCTCGGCGCCTGGTGCCACCTCCACCCCGACCGCGAAACCGCCGCGCAAGCGGCAGCCCGGGCGCCGTTCCACCGCCGATGCGGTCGACCTGCGCGCACGGCTGCTGGATGCCGCGCTGGCGTGTTTCGTGCGGCGGGGCATCGCGGTCACGTCGCTGCGGGACATCGCCAGCGAAGCGGGCGTGACGCCGGCCCTGGTGCACTACTACTTCGGCGACAAGGTGCAGCTGCAGCAGGCCGTGGTGGCCGAGCGCCTGCTGCCGGTGGTGGCGCAGATGCGCGCCCCCGTGGCGGAGGCTGGCGACGACGTCGCCGCGCTGATCGCAGGCTTCGTGCAGGGCATCTGCAGCGTGGTCGCCCAGCATCCGTGGCTGCCCACGCTGTGGGTGCGCGAGATCCTCTGCGAGGGCGGCGCGCTGCGCGACATGATGATCAGCCAGGTTGGCCCGATGCTGCCGAAGATGATGGCCGGCCGGTTCGCCGCCGCGCAGCAGGCCGGGCAACTCAACCCGGACCTGGATCCGCGCCTGCTGATGGTCTCGCTGATCGGGCTGACCATGTTCCCGCTGGCCAGCGCGCCGATCTGGCGGCAGCTGTTCGGCGCCGACGACATCGATTTCAACGACCTGCGCCGGCACACGCTGGTGCTGCTGGACCGTGGACTGGAGCTGGACCATGCGAAATGA
- a CDS encoding carbon starvation CstA family protein produces the protein MNGFSKIGWAALALLGAFCLGTVALRQGEQISALWIVVAAVSIYLVAYRYYSLYIAKNVMGLDPRRATPAHLHNDGLDYVPTNKHVLFGHHFAAIAGAGPLVGPVLAAQMGYLPGMLWLIAGVVLAGAVQDFMVLFISSRRDGRSLGDLVREEMGQVAGTIALFGAFLIMIIILAVLAMIVVKALAESPWGMFTVIATMPIAIFMGIYMRYIRPGKIGEISVVGIVLLLLAIWFGGKVGAHPTWGPAFTFTGTQITWMLIGYGFVAAVLPVWLLLAPRDYLSTFLKIGVIVALAIGIVIASPEVTSLKMPALTQFASTGDGPVWKGGLFPFLFITIACGAVSGFHALISSGTTPKLLANEMHARYIGYGGMLMESFVAIMALVAASIIEPGVYFAMNSPAAAIGTSAVEVAAKVSSWGFVVTPEVLEQTARDIGEGSIISRAGGAPTLAVGIAVILHDALPGGDAMMAFWYHFAILFEALFILTAVDAGTRAGRFMLQDLLGNFIPPLRRTDSWGANVIGTAGCVALWGYFLYQGVVDPLGGINTLWPLFGIANQMLAGIALMLCTVVLFKMKRDRYAWVTVVPAIWLLICTTYAGLIKIFDTNPAVGFVAQAKKYQGAIADGQLLGTAKTVGQMQQVVVNSYVNTGLTVLFLFVVFTVLLYAVRAILKARRNSERSDRETPFVALSDEQQKVWL, from the coding sequence ATGAACGGTTTTTCCAAGATCGGGTGGGCAGCGCTCGCGCTGCTGGGTGCTTTCTGTCTGGGCACGGTCGCATTGCGCCAGGGCGAGCAGATCAGCGCGCTGTGGATCGTGGTGGCGGCGGTGTCCATCTATCTGGTGGCCTACCGCTATTACAGCCTCTACATCGCGAAGAACGTGATGGGGCTGGATCCCCGCCGTGCCACGCCGGCCCATCTGCACAACGATGGCCTGGACTACGTGCCGACCAACAAGCACGTGCTGTTCGGCCACCACTTCGCCGCCATCGCCGGTGCAGGTCCGCTGGTGGGGCCGGTGCTCGCCGCGCAGATGGGCTACCTGCCCGGCATGCTCTGGCTGATCGCCGGCGTGGTGCTGGCCGGTGCGGTGCAGGACTTCATGGTGCTCTTCATCTCCAGCCGTCGCGACGGCCGCTCGCTGGGCGACCTGGTACGCGAGGAGATGGGCCAGGTGGCCGGCACCATCGCCCTGTTCGGCGCGTTCCTGATCATGATCATCATCCTGGCGGTGCTGGCGATGATCGTGGTGAAGGCCCTGGCCGAAAGCCCTTGGGGCATGTTCACGGTAATCGCCACGATGCCCATCGCGATCTTCATGGGCATCTACATGCGCTACATCCGCCCCGGCAAGATCGGCGAGATCTCGGTGGTGGGCATCGTGCTGTTGCTGCTGGCCATCTGGTTCGGCGGCAAGGTCGGCGCGCACCCCACCTGGGGCCCCGCCTTCACCTTCACCGGCACCCAGATCACCTGGATGCTGATCGGCTACGGCTTCGTCGCCGCCGTGCTGCCCGTGTGGCTGCTGCTGGCACCGCGCGACTACCTGTCCACCTTCCTCAAGATCGGCGTGATCGTGGCGCTGGCCATCGGCATCGTGATCGCCAGCCCGGAAGTGACCTCGCTGAAGATGCCGGCACTGACGCAGTTCGCCAGCACCGGCGATGGCCCGGTGTGGAAGGGCGGATTGTTCCCGTTCCTGTTCATCACCATCGCCTGCGGCGCGGTGTCGGGCTTCCATGCGCTGATCTCCTCGGGCACCACGCCCAAGCTGCTCGCCAATGAAATGCATGCGCGCTACATCGGTTACGGCGGCATGCTGATGGAATCGTTCGTCGCCATCATGGCGCTGGTCGCCGCCTCGATCATCGAGCCGGGCGTGTACTTCGCCATGAACAGCCCGGCTGCCGCCATCGGCACCAGCGCGGTCGAGGTAGCCGCCAAGGTCAGCAGCTGGGGCTTCGTGGTGACGCCCGAGGTACTCGAGCAGACCGCCCGCGACATCGGCGAAGGCAGCATCATCTCGCGTGCCGGCGGTGCGCCCACCCTGGCGGTCGGCATCGCGGTGATCCTGCACGATGCCCTGCCAGGCGGCGACGCGATGATGGCGTTCTGGTACCACTTCGCCATCCTGTTCGAAGCACTCTTCATCCTGACCGCGGTGGATGCGGGCACGCGTGCGGGCCGCTTCATGCTGCAGGACCTGCTGGGCAACTTCATCCCCCCGCTACGAAGGACGGACTCCTGGGGCGCCAATGTCATCGGCACGGCCGGTTGCGTGGCGCTGTGGGGGTACTTCCTCTATCAGGGCGTGGTGGATCCGCTGGGCGGCATCAACACGCTGTGGCCGCTGTTCGGCATTGCCAACCAGATGCTGGCCGGCATCGCCCTGATGCTCTGCACCGTGGTGCTGTTCAAGATGAAGCGCGACCGCTACGCCTGGGTCACCGTGGTGCCGGCGATCTGGCTGCTGATCTGCACCACCTACGCGGGCCTGATCAAGATCTTCGACACCAACCCGGCCGTGGGCTTCGTGGCGCAGGCGAAGAAGTACCAGGGCGCCATCGCCGACGGGCAGCTGCTGGGAACCGCGAAGACCGTGGGCCAGATGCAGCAGGTGGTGGTCAACAGTTACGTCAACACCGGCCTGACCGTGCTGTTCCTGTTCGTGGTGTTCACCGTGCTGCTGTACGCGGTGCGGGCCATCCTGAAGGCACGCCGCAACAGCGAACGCAGCGATCGTGAAACACCGTTCGTCGCCTTGAGCGATGAGCAGCAGAAGGTCTGGCTGTAA